One genomic region from Bacillus rossius redtenbacheri isolate Brsri chromosome 6, Brsri_v3, whole genome shotgun sequence encodes:
- the LOC134532674 gene encoding retinol dehydrogenase 16-like, with protein MRYSVWLFAAAWGSLVAAAWLLPQLWLVRLLVAAGSLLLTGVIAHLLAELAAALCPRPLLPDLRGKAVLVTGCSSGIGLSLAKRLDALGVAVFAGLRNPRCPGAAELRQTCSSNLRVLQLDVTRPDHVQHAVEFVRDNIGHREFWAVVNNAGITNGALLELTPAETFHEVWNTNALGGVRVTQAFMPLLRRSKGRVVFVNSALGVMPSPGVLPYTMSKFALRGFGDALRREVRRWGVSVHSVFPFFYKTSLTDYDTALKMLDNLWERSSQEIKDAYDERFMAGIKKAMKIWLFDRPKSSLAEPVDDIIDATVGATPNLYYVTGWMGKLHYALETRLPRSVADVIASYVTGFS; from the exons ATGAGGTACAGCGTGTGGTTGTTCGCCGCCGCGTGGGGCTCGCTGGTCGCTGCTGCGTGGCTGCTGCCCCAGCTGTGGCTTGTGAGGCTGCTGGTCGCCGCGGGCAGCCTGCTGCTGACGGGGGTCATCGCGCACCTGCTGGCGGAGCTGGCCGCGGCGCTCTGCCCCCGGCCGCTGCTGCCCGACCTCCGCGGCAAGGCGGTGCTCGTCACAG GCTGCAGCAGCGGGATCGGCCTGAGCCTGGCCAAGCGGCTGGACGCGCTGGGAGTGGCGGTGTTCGCCGGCCTCAGGAACCCGCGCTGCCCGGGCGCCGCGGAGCTCAGGCAGACCTGCAGCAGCAACCTGCGCGTGCTGCAGCTCGACGTCACCAGGCCGGACCACGTGCAGCATGCCGTCGAGTTCGTCCGGGACAACATCGGCCACCGAG AGTTCTGGGCGGTGGTCAACAACGCCGGCATCACCAACGGCGCCCTGCTTGAGCTGACGCCCGCGGAAACCTTCCACGAGGTGTGGAACACGAACGCCCTGGGCGGCGTGCGCGTGACGCAGGCCTTCATGCCTCTGCTCAGGCGCTCCAAGGGGAGAGTCGTGTTCGTCAACAGTGCTTTGG GCGTCATGCCGTCGCCCGGAGTTCTGCCATACACGATGTCGAAGTTCGCGCTTCGGGGCTTCGGCGATGCGCTGAGGAGAGAAGTGAGGAGATGGGGGGTTTCTGTGCACAGCGTTTTCCCATTTTTCTACAA AACGTCGCTGACGGACTACGACACAGCTTTGAAAATGCTGGACAATTTATGGGAGCGTTCGTCGCAGGAAATCAAAGATGCGTATGACGAGCGTTTTATGGCCGGGATAAAG aaagctATGAAGATATGGTTGTTCGACAGGCCAAAATCCAGCCTTGCGGAGCCAGTGGACGACATTATTGACGCTACAGTTGGAGCGACGCCCAAC